Proteins encoded in a region of the Triplophysa rosa linkage group LG6, Trosa_1v2, whole genome shotgun sequence genome:
- the LOC130555308 gene encoding uncharacterized protein LOC130555308, with the protein MPPPVSTAHFPRLPNRQAFPVKPDTINTSAYEVCRSFNANRSSPKIFDMLSEAICWILSNNYAIPYLIHLLDDFLIISPPDSVPAAHLSKVKEVLAKLGVPLAQEKTAGPSTSIEFLGIKLDTLKFQASLPKEKIDRTILIASSLIDTPYCSKRELLSILGHLNFAMHIIPQGRPFVAHLLSLASSAHALEDSIHITSSCSDELSLWIKFLKQWNGMSFFYNDMVSLPIDIRLFTDAAPSVGFGGFYQGRWFASTWPPQLTSLPQPLASSALFELYPLVVAAYLWGKEWSASSIIVHCDNEATFISEIQAAGAGRGSPTNACPSIFGINLQVNHPLKAMLDASLNSIIQAVSPRTLLSYLTAWRNFKTFHRSYNLPFPDFSLLSITSFISFLNTTKNLQASSIKGYLSGIQFFHKLIFNTLSPTIASPQASMLIKGIQRAQPTHPDARQPITIEILTKCISTLRRGYHTKHTARTLDAMFILAFFGFLRCSEITTTSKFDPSVHPTFSDLSVLDSETISFFIKRSKTDQAGRGHFIYIFNLNSPIQPYQSLLAYIRFRRSQVKSPSEPLFADDLNHPATRFWFQKHLKSVLLHTGIPADHFSCHSFRIGAATTAAQKGLSQPQIQALGRWSSKAYKSYIRTDRALIREAHRNSNRLASTIFQTSPSNHQQ; encoded by the exons ATGCCTCCTCCCGTTTCCACCGCCCACTTCCCGCGCCTGCCAAATCGCCAAGCCTTCCCAGTCAAGCCTGACACCATCAACACCTCAGCTTACGAGGTTTGCAGAAGCTTCAACGCAAACAG AAGTAGCCCAAAGATTTTCGACATGTTGTCAGAGGCAATCTGTTGGATTCTCTCTAACAACTACGCCATCCCTTACCTCATACATCTACTAGACGATTTCTTAATCATCTCGCCGCCCGATTCCGTCCCGGCAGCACATCTTTCCAAAGTCAAAGAAGTCTTAGCGAAACTCGGCGTCCCTCTCGCACAAGAAAAAACAGCGGGACCCAGCACGTCCATCGAATTTCTAGGCATTAAGCTCGATACGCTCAAATTCCAAGCTTCTCTGCCAAAGGAAAAGATCGATAGGACGATTTTGATCGCTTCATCCCTCATAGACACGCCGTATTGCTCTAAACGCGAGCTACTATCAATTCTCGGCCACTTAAATTTCGCGATGCACATCATCCCGCAAGGTCGCCCGTTCGTCGCGCATCTCCTCTCCCTCGCATCTTCCGCTCACGCACTAGAGGATTCGATCCATATAACCAGCTCTTGCAGCGACGAGCTCAGTCTATGGATCAAATTCCTCAAACAATGGAACGGAATGTCCTTCTTTTACAATGACATGGTCTCTCTCCCCATCGACATACGCCTATTTACCGACGCAGCTCCTTCCGTCGGTTTCGGGGGATTTTACCAAGGCCGCTGGTTCGCGTCCACATGGCCCCCCCAGCTCACAAGTCTACCGCAGCCTCTTGCGTCATCAGCACTTTTTGAGCTGTACCCACTTGTCGTAGCAGCATATTTATGGGGGAAAGAATGGTCCGCCTCCAGCATTATAGTCCACTGTGACAACGAAGCAACG TTCATTTCAGAAATTCAGGCTGCTGGCGCCGGACGCGGATCCCCTACCAACGCCTGTCCCTCCATATTCGGAATTAATCTTCAAGTGAACCACCCTCTAAAAGCCATGCTAGACGCCTCCCTCAACTCCATCATTCAAGCCGTTTCCCCCAGGACCCTACTTTCTTACCTTACAGCATGGAGGAATTTCAAAACGTTTCACCGCTCATACAACCTCCCCTTCCCGgatttctctctcctctccatcaCTTCATTCATCTCCTTtctcaacacaacaaaaaatctcCAAGCCAGTTCAATTAAAGGATACCTGAGTGGAATTCAGTTTTTTCACAAATTAATCTTCAACACACTCTCCCCAACCATAGCCAGCCCCCAAGCATCCATGCTCATCAAAGGCATCCAGAGAGCCCAACCCACCCACCCGGACGCCAGACAACCAATCACCATAGAAATTCTAACAAAATGCATTTCCACCCTTCGCAGAGGCTATCACACCAAGCACACCGCACGCACACTCGACGCCATGTTCATTTTGGCCTTCTTCGGTTTCCTCAGATGCTCAGAAATCACCACCACGTCCAAATTCGATCCCTCAGTTCACCCCACCTTTTCGGATCTATCAGTGCTCGATTCGGaaaccatttcattttttatcaagCGAAGCAAGACCGACCAGGCCGGGAGAGGCCATTTCATCTATATCTTCAATCTCAATTCCCCAATCCAGCCTTATCAATCCCTCCTAGCCTACATCCGCTTCAGACGATCACAAGTTAAATCTCCATCCGAACCCCTCTTCGCAGATGATTTAAATCACCCCGCCACACGTTTCTGGTtccaaaaacatcttaaatccGTTTTGCTCCATACCGGCATCCCAGCAGATCACTTCTCTTGCCATTCTTTCCGCATCGGCGCAGCAACCACGGCTGCCCAAAAGGGCCTCTCACAGCCCCAGATACAAGCGCTCGGCCGATGGTCATCCAAAGCTTACAAAAGTTACATCCGAACAGACCGCGCCCTCATCAGAGAAGCACACCGGAACTCGAATCGTCTAGCATCAACCATCTTCCAAACTTCTCCATCAAACCACCAGCAGTAG